The sequence CAACTGCTATTACCAGACGTGGGCTTTCAGCGATGTCGCCTGCCACATATATGGAATGTTGGGTTCAGTCTTCGGAACTGCCTCTATTTGGTCGATGGTCTTTATCACTTTGGATCGTTACAATGTCATCGTCAAGGGTCTTTCAGGACAGCCCTTGACTGTCAATGGCGCTTTACTGCGAATTTTCATTGTATGGGCACAAACATTATTCTGGGGTGTTCTTCCTCTCTTTGGCTTATGTAGGTATGTTCCTGAAGGCAACATGACCGCCTGCGGTACTGATTACCTCTCTGAAGATATTTATAGTCAAGTATACCTGTATCTTTATGCCGCAGATTGCTACATCCTTCCTCTATTCTTGATTATCTTTTGCTATACATTCATCATGAAAGCTGTTTTCAACCATGAAAAACAAATGCGGGAACAAGCTAAAAAAATGGGTGTAAAGTCCCTGAGAAATGACCCAGAAGCTAAAAAGACTTCAAGCGAATGCCGTCTTGCTAAGGTTGCCCTAACGACTGTGTCCCTATGGTTTATTGCCTGGACTCCTTACTTTGTCATCAATATGGCAGGTCTTCTATACAAGCCTATGGTAACTCCTCTGTTTTCCATTTGGGGTTCAGTCTTTGCTA comes from Palaemon carinicauda isolate YSFRI2023 chromosome 3, ASM3689809v2, whole genome shotgun sequence and encodes:
- the LOC137638450 gene encoding rhodopsin-like; this translates as MGYWEDPTNMASSGMPSTNPYGNYTVVDTVPHDLLYMVDTHWYQFPPMNPLWYNLIAFWMVVMGSLAIGGNFVVIWVFMCTKSLRSPANMYVVNLALSDFGMMFCMCPPILVNCYYQTWAFSDVACHIYGMLGSVFGTASIWSMVFITLDRYNVIVKGLSGQPLTVNGALLRIFIVWAQTLFWGVLPLFGLCRYVPEGNMTACGTDYLSEDIYSQVYLYLYAADCYILPLFLIIFCYTFIMKAVFNHEKQMREQAKKMGVKSLRNDPEAKKTSSECRLAKVALTTVSLWFIAWTPYFVINMAGLLYKPMVTPLFSIWGSVFAKANAVYNPIVYAISHPKYRAAMEKKIPCLSCTTERDEDASNASDATTVASTNEKE